The genomic segment GCCGTACAGCGTGCCGCCCTTCTACGACGCCCTGATCGCCAAGGTGATCGTGCACGGGCGCGACCGCGGAGAAGCGATCGAACGCATGCGCCGGGCGCTCGGCGAGACCGTCATCGAGGGCGTGCGGACGACGATCCCCTACCACCTCAAGACGCTCGCCGATCCCGCGTTCCTCGAAGGGCGGTTCCCGCGATGACCATGGATCCCCGGCTCTACGTCATCCTCGACCGCGTCGCGGCGGCCGGGCGCGACCTCGTGGAGGTCCTCGACGCCGTCATCGCGGGCGGGGCGAAGATGGTCCAGCTCCGCGAGAAGACGTGGCCGTCGGGCCAGCTCCTCCCGCTGGCCGAGCGGCTCCGGGCCCGCTGCCGCCAGGCCGGAGTGACCTTCGTGATGAACGATCGCGTCGACCTCGCCGCGGTCCTCGAGGCCGACGGCGTTCACCTCGGCCAGGACGATCTGCCGCCTCGCCCGGCGCGCCCGCTGCTCCGTCCGGGGATGATCCTCGGCGTGTCGACCCACAGCGTCGAGCAGGCGCGGCGGGCGCAGGCCGACGGCGCCGATTACGTCGCGGTCGGGGCCATGTTCCCGACCCAGACGAAGCCCGACTTCGAACTGGTCGGCCCTGCGCTGGTCCGCGCCGTTCGCGCGGAGATCCGCATACCGCTGGTCGGCATCGGCGGCATCACCCCCCAGAACGCGGGCGAGGTGATCCGGGCCGGCGCCGACGGCGTCGCCGTGATCTCGGCGGTCTGCGCCGCCCCCGACCCCGCCGCGGTGACCCGCGACTTCCTCCGCGTGATCGACGATGTCCGCAAGACGCAGATATAATGGCGCCACCGATCTCCCACCTCAGGCAGGAGGGAACAGGATGAGCACCCGCACGATGCGATCGATCGCGATTGTCTGCCTCGCGTTGACCGTCGTCCTCGCGTCCGCCGGCACAGACGTCCGCGCCCAGGGCAAAGGCACCATCAAGATCGCCACCCAGAGCCCGCTGAGCGGCGGTCAGGCCGCCCTGGGCGAAGGCATCAAGCTCGGCACCCAGCTCGCCCTCGAGAAATTCAAGGGAAACCTCGACAAGATGGGCTTCAAGGTCGAGCTGGTGCCCTTCGACGACCAGGCCAAGCCCGATGTCGGGGTGTCCAACGCCAGGAACATCATCGCCGACAAGGACATCCTGGGCGTGATCGGGCACCTGAACTCCGGCGTGGCCATCCCGGCGTCGGAGGTCTACCGGGAGGTCAACCTGGCGATGGTCTCGCCCGCCAACACCAACCCGGTCGTCACCGACCGCGGCTACAAGAGCGTCTTCCGGGTGTGCGGGCGCGACGACGTGCAGGGCGTGGTGGGCTCCGAGTTCGCCAAGGGCACGCTGAAGGCCAAGTCGGTGTACATCGTCCACGACAAGACCCAGTACGGCCAGGGCGTGGCCGAGTTCTTCAAGGCCGATGCCGAGAAGAAGGGCATCAAGGTCCTGGGCTTCGAGGGCACCGAGGAGAAGTCGAACTTCGACCCCATCATCACGCCCATCAAGGCCAAGAATCCCGACCTCATCTACTTCGGCGGCATCTACGATCAGGCGGCTCCCTTCTTCAAGCAGACCCGCGAGAAGGGCGTGAAGGCCAAGTTCATGGGGCCGGATGGCATGGACTCCTCCGACCTCACCAAGATCGGGGGCAAGGCCGTCGTCGGCATGTACTACACCTCGGTGGCGGGGCCGGTCACGGTCTACCCGCAGGCCAAGCAGTTCGCCGAGGAGTTCAAGAAGAAGTTCGGCAAGAACCCCGAGCCGTTCTCGGCGCAGGCGTACGACTCGACCGCGATCCTGCTCAAGGCCATCGAGGCGGCGGCCAAGGGCGGCAAGGTGCCGACCCGCGACGCGGTGACGGCGGCGGTGCGCGACGTCAAGCACACCGGCATCACGGGCGCGGTCGAGTTCGACAGCAAGGGCGACCCCAAGAAGGCGCTCTACTTCGTGCTGCAGGTGGCGAGCGACGACCCGCAGAAGTGGGGCGACAACAAGGAAGTCAAGCGGCTGACGATCGCCGCCCCCGCCGCTTCCAAGAAGATCTGAGCGGTCGAAGGCTCACGCGATACGTACGACCAGGGCGGGCGGGAGGGCCCTCCCTCCGCCCGCCCTGGTTCGTGCCTGACGAATGGACTACGAGCTCCTCCTGGGCATCCTGCCGCAAGTCTTCCTCGACGGCCTCATCCTGGGGTTCATGTATGCCCTGATCGCGCTCGGCTACACAATGGTGTACGGCGTCCTCGAGTTCATCAACTTCGCGCACTCCGAGATCTTCATCGTGGGCGCGTTCGTCGGCGTGGAGGTCCTGCTCGGGCTCAAGAGCGCGGGCCTGCTCGACGGCCTGCCCTGGCCGTTCCTGCTCGTCCTGGTCCTGGTCGCCGGCATGGCCGTCAGCGGAGCCCTGGCCGTGACCGTGGAGCGGGTCGCCTACCGCCCGCTCCGGGGCACCCCCCGGCTGATCCCCCTCATCTCGGCCATCGGCATCTCGTTCTTCCTTCAAGACTTGATCCGGCTCATCGAGTCGATCTGGCGCAACGCCTTCAACCTCGTGTACCCGACCATCGATGCCCTCAACATCCGCTTCGAGCTGACGGCCACGCTCGATGTGTCCGTCAAATCGCTGGTCGTCATCGTGGCGGCGCTGGGCATGCTCTGGGCGCTGCACGCGATCGTCAACCGGACCAAGGTCGGCACGGCCATCCGGGCCGTCGCCGAGGATCAGGCGGCGGCCAGCCTGATGGGCATCAACGTCAACCGCATCATCTCCCTCACGTTCCTCATCGGAGGCGCCATGGGCGGCGCGGCCGGCGTGCTCTTCGGGGTCCAGTACGGGCTGATCAACCCTTACACGGGATTCATTCCCGGCCTCAAGGCCTTCACGGCCGCCGTGCTGGGGGGGATCGGCAACATCCCGGGCGCGATGCTCGGCGGCCTCGTGCTGGGACTGCTCGAAGCCTTCGCCGCCTCCTACCTGTCGCTGCTGACCGGTGGCGCCTTCGGCGCGGAGTACAAGGACATCTTCGCGTTTTCGGTGCTGATCCTGATCCTCATCTTCCGCCCCAAAGGGCTCCTGGGCGAAGTCGTGCGGGAGCGCGCGTGATCGCCCGGTCGGTCCTGGTGGCGGCGCTCCTGGCCTGCTCGGGCTTCGCCGTGGCGACCTTCCCGCGGTCCGTGCTGGCCTTCCTCCTCTTCCAGGGCTCGCTGCTGGTCATTTACCTGGCCGCCATCCCCCGCTGGCTCCGGTGGGCCCTGCTGGCGGTCGCCCTCCTGGTGATGATGCCGCTGATCGGCGCCTACAACGGCTACTACCTGGAGGTCGCCACCCAGGTCGGCATCTTCGTCGCGCTGGCCCTCGGCCTCAACATCGTGGTGGGGCTGGCCGGGCTCCTGGACCTGGGCTACGTGGCCTTTTACGCGGTGGGCGCGTACTCGTGGGCGATCTTCGGCTCCCCGCAGGCCAACGTCGTCTTCGGCGGCGGCTTCCCGCTGGCTCCGGGGTGGTTCTACGTCTTCCTGGGGGTCGGGCTCGCGGTGGCGGCCCTCACCGGCGTCCTCCTGGGCCTGCCGGTGCTCCGCCTGCGCGGCGATTATCTGGCCATCGTCACCCTGGGGTTCGGCGAGGTCATCCGCGTCCTGGCCAACAACCTCGACAAGCCCATCAACCTGACCAACGGCCCCAAGGGCATCACGCCGATCTCGCGGCCGCCGGCGCCCTTCGGCGTGCCCTACGCCGAGTACTTCTACTTCCTGGTCCTGCTCATCGTGGTCGTGGTCATCCTCGTCAATCGCCGGCTGGAGGACTCCCACATCGGCCGGGCCTGGGAGGCGATCCGCGAGGACGAGCTGGCCGCGCAGGCCATGGGCGTGCCTTTGGTGCGCATGAAGCTCCTGGCCTTCGCCTGCGGCGCCTCCTTCGCCGGCGTGATGGGCGTGGTCTTTTCCGCCAAGCAGGTCTTCATCAACCCGGAGTCGTTCACCTTCCTGGAGTCGATCGGCGTCCTGGCCATGGTCATTCTGGGCGGCATGGGCTCGATCCCGGGGGCCGTGCTCGGCGCCACCGTGGTCACCGTCCTGAACCTCCAGGTGCTCAAGGGCCTGTCGCTCTGGCTCAACGAGCTGAAGAACGCCGGCGTCACGATCCTCGGCTACAGCCTCGCCGACCTGCCCACCCAGCTCGAGCCGGCCAAGTACGAGCGGATGATCTTCGGCATGATCCTGGTCCTCATGATGATCTTCCGGCCCCAGGGCATCCTGCCGGCCCGGCGCCGACAGCGGGAGCTGGGATGAGCGCGCTGCTCGAGGCGCGCGGCATCACCAAGCGCTTCGGCGGGCTGACCGCCGTCAACGGCGTGGATTTCGCCCTGGAGGCAGGCATCGCGTCGATCATCGGCCCCAACGGCGCCGGCAAGACGACGCTCTTCAACATCTTCACCGGGCTCTACCTGCCCGACGAGGGCGAGGTGACGTTCGGCGACCGCTCGCTGGTCGGCCTGCGCCCCGACCAGATCACGGCCCTGGGCGTGTGCCGGACGTTCCAGAACATTCGCCTGTTCGCCAACATGACCGCGGCCGAGAACGTGCTAGTCGGCATGCACGCGCGCGTCCCCCTCGGGCTGGGGGACGTGCTGGCGCGCGGTCCGCGCTTCGCGCGGGTGGAGGGGCGGCTGTGGACGCGCGCCCTCGAGTTGCTCGAGCGGGTCGGCCTCCGCCCGAGCGCCAACGAGGTCGCCCGCAACCTTCCCTACGGCGACCAGCGACGGCTCGAGCTCGCGCGCGCGCTGGCCTCGGAGCCCACGCTGCTGCTCCTGGACGAGCCGACCGCGGGGATGACGCAGGGCGAAGCGGCCCTGCTCATGGCGCTCCTCCGACAGCTGGTCGTCGACCTGGGCCTGGCCATCCTGCTCATCGAGCACAACATGCGCGTGGTGATGGAGGTGTCGGATCGCGTGACGGTGCTCGATCACGGCGAGAAGATCGCCGAGGGCCGGCCCGCCGAGGTCCAGGCCGACCCCAGGGTGATCGAGGCCTATCTGGGGCGCGGGCAATGGGGCCGCACGCGGAGCGCCCGTGCTGCGGATTGAGGACCTCCACGTCTTCTACGGCGAGATCCAGGCCCTCAAGGGCATCGCGGTCGAGGTCCAGCGCGGCGAGATCGTCGCGATCCTGGGCAACAACGGCGCCGGCAAGACGACCACGCTCAAGACCGTCTCCGGGCTCCTGGCGCCCCGGCGGGGCACGATCACGCTCGACGACGCGCCGCTGACCGGCGTGCCGCCCCACCAGATCGTCCTCCGCGGGATCGCCCATGTCCCCGAGGGGCGGCGCATCTTCAACCGCCTCAGCGTCCGGGAGAACCTCATGATGGGCGCGTATCATCGGCAGGATGGCGGGATCGAGGCCGACCTCGAGCGCGTGTTCGCCCTCTTCCCCCGCCTGGGGGAGCGCCTGGGACAGGTGGCGGGCACCCTGTCCGGAGGCGAGCAGCAGATGCTGGCCATCGGGCGCGCGCTGATGGCCAGCCCGCGCCTGCTGCTGCTCGACGAGCCCAGCATGGGGCTGGCGCCCGTGCTGGTCGAGCAGATCTTCGAGACGATCGCCGACATCAACCGCCAGGGCACGACGATCCTCCTCGTCGAGCAGAACGCCGCCATGGCCCTCAGCATCGCCCACCGCGGCTACGTCCTGGAAACGGGGACGATCGCGCTGGGCGGGACGGCGGCGGCGCTGGCGGAAGACCCCGAGGTCCGTCGCGCCTATCTCGGCCAATAGCCGTGCCAGCCGCAGGGCGCTCGGCGGGCTGGGCCTCGCCCGCCCGAGGCGAGCCTATGATCCCAATATGATCCAAATTGGAGGACCCACCATGCTGGGACAGGGCCTCACCTGGGAGGAAACGAGCATCGCGGCCCTCTACCGGACGCTCGGCCGCACGGTGTCGGAGACGGACATCGTGAACTTCGTGAACCTCTGCGGCTTCACCGAGCCCCTGTTCATGGACATGGAGTACGTGGCGCGCGAGTCGGTCTTCGGCCGGCGGGCCGCGCCCGGGGCGCTGACCTTCGCGCTGTCGGAGGGCCTCGTGATGCAGACCGGGCTCATCCACGGCACCGGGATGGCCTGGCTGGGCGGCGAGATCCGCATCGTGGCGCCCGTGCTGGCGGGCGATACGATCCGCGTGGAGATCGAAGTCGTGGAAAAGCGCGAGACGAAGAAGCCCGACCGCGGCATCGTGACCTACCAGCACCGCGTGCTCAACCAGCGCGGCGAGCTCGTCCTGGAATCGCGCGTGCAGCGCATGATCCGGCGCCGCGAGGTGACCTGACCCGGTGCTGATCCTCTCGCGCGGCGATCTCGAGCGGCTGCTGCCGCCGCCCGACGTGATCGACGCGCTGGAGGCGGCCTTCCGCCTCCACGCCGCCGGCCGCGCCACGGCGCCCGCGCGCTCCGTCGTCGGCGTCGGCGACGAGGGCGCGCTGCTCCTCATGCCCGCCATGATGGGGGCGGAGGCCGGCCCCGCGCTGGGCACGAAGCTCGTCACCGTCTACGCCGGCAACCGCGCCCGCGGCCATCCCACGATCTACGCGAGCTACGTCCTCATGGACGGCGGGACCGGCCAGCCCCTGGCCCTGCTGGAGGGAACCTTCCTCACGGCGCTCCGGACGGGGGCCGCCTCGGCGCTGGCGGCGCGCCTTCTGGCCCGGCGCGACGCCCGCCGCGTGGTCTGCTTCGGCGCGGGCGTCCAGGCCGGCTTTCAGCTCGCCTGCCTCGCCGCCGTCCGCAAACCCGAGCGGGTGGCTGTCGCGGGGCGGGAGGCCGGGCGCGCGCGGCGCTTCGCCGAGACGATGCGCGAACGGCTCGGCATCCCGGTCGAGGTCGCGGCCGATCCCCGAATCGCTGTCCGAGAGGCGGACATCATAACGTGTGCGACGACGTCACCGATCCCGGTGGTGTTCGGCGCCGACCTTCGGCCCGGCACCCACGTCGATCTCGTCGGCGCGTTCCGGCCGACGGACCGCGAGGCGGATACGCAGGCGGTGAGCGGCGCCCGGGTCGTGGTGGACACCTATGCGGGAGCCCTGGAGGAGGCCGGCGACATCCTGATCCCCATGCGGGAGGGCGCCTTCGACCGCGGCCACATCGCTGCCGAGCTCGCCGAGGTGGTGACGGGCGTGCGCGCGGGCCGCACGAGCGACGACGAGATCACGGTCTTCAAGTCGGTCGGCTGGGCGCTGGAAGATTTGGCCACCGCCCGGCTCGCGTACAATCGCGCCAGGGCCGAGGGCGTCGGCCGGGAGGTCAGCCTGTGACGGGACGGGTCGTCCAGATCAACGTCTCCCGTGGCGGGGTGCCGAAGACCCTGGTGGAGTCCGCGCGGGTGTCGGTGCTGGGTCTCGAGGGCGACGCGCACCGCGACGTGGAGCACCACGGCGGTCCGGAACGCGCCGTATGCATGTACGCGATGGAGGCGATCGAGGCGCTCCAGGCCGAGGGACACCCCATCGTCCCCGGCGCCATCGGCGAGAACCTCACCGTCCACGGGCTCGACTGGCCGGCGGTCGTCCCCGACGCCGTGCTGCGCGTGGGCGAGGAGCTGCTGCTGCAGGTGACGCGGTACACGTCGCCCTGCGCCAATATCCGTCCCGCCTTCCTCGACGGTGACTACGCGCGCGTCGCGCAGAAGCGCCATCCGGGCTGGAGCCGCGTCTACGCGCGGGTCCTGGTGGAGGGCGCGGTGCGGCGGGGCGATCCAGTACGCCTCCTGGCCGAGAGCGAAGCCTCCGCGGCCCTGGCGGCGACCCGCAGGTGACATCACGCCCGACTGGATGCCGATCCTCGACGAGTCGCCGCTCGGCGGCTTCTGGATCGCCGCCGGCATGAGCGGCCACGGTTTCAAGCTGGCGCCGGCCGTGGGCGAGATGATGGCGGCGCTGATCACCGGCGCCGAGCCGCCGGTCAGCGCCGCACCGTTCCGCTTTGGCCGCTTCGCCACCACAGCGACTGCGGCCGGGACGTTCGTGTCGTCGTACCTTCGTTGATCGCCGTCACGCGATCGCGCTGACGGTGTAGACTTTCCTCGTGTTGGCCCGCCTGGGCGTGGACATCGGCGGCACCTTCACCGACCTCGTCGTCGTCGACGAGACCACCGGCGCCCTGCGCGTCGGCAAGGTCCTCACCACGCCGAAGGACCCGGCCCACGGGGTCGAGCAGGGGATCCACGCCCTCCTCGACGACGCCCGCCTTGCCGCCGGGGCCGTCGGGGCCGTCGTCCACGGCACGACGCTGGCCACCAACGCGCTGATCGAGCGCAAGGGCGCGCGCACCGCGCTGCTCACCACCGCCGGCTTCCGCGACGCTCTCGAGATCCGGCGCGAGGGCCGGTACGACATGTACGACATCTTCATCGACCCGCCGCCTCCCCTCGTCCCGCGCCACCTGCGCCGAGAGGTGCCCGAGCGGCTGCTGGCCGACGGCGCCGTGCAACGCCCCCTCGACGAGGCCGCCGCCCGGCGCGTGATCGGGGAGCTGGTCGGCCAGGGCGTCGAGGCCATCGCGATCTGCCTGCTCCACGCCTACCTCAATCCCGCTCACGAGTGGAGGCTCGCGGAGCTGGTCCGGGAGATCGCCCCCCACCTGCCGGTGTCGTGCTCCTCCGAGGTCGTGCCCGAAATCAGGGAGTACGAGCGGGGGTCGACGACGACCGCCAACGTCTACGTCGCGCCGCTGATGGCACGCTACCTCGAGGACCTCGAGCGGCGGCTGGCCGAGCTCGGAATTCCCGGCCAGCTCTACATCATGCAGTCGTCCGGGGGGATCGCGCTGCCGGGCGACGCCAAGCACTTCCCCATCCGCCTCGTCGAGTCGGGTCCGGCGGCCGGCGCTCTGGCCGCGGCCCAAGCCGCCAGAGACAGGGGCGAGCTTCGACTGCTGTCCTTCGACATGGGCGGCACGACGGCCAAAGCGTGCGTCATCGACGATGGCGCGCCGCTGGTCGCGCGCGAGTTCGAGGTGGCGCGCGCCGACCGCTTCAAGAAGGGCTCGGGCCTGCCCATCCGCGTGCCGGTGATCGAACTGATCGAGATCGGGGCCGGCGGCGGCTCGATCGCCCGCGTGGATCGGATGGGACTCCTCAAGGTCGGCCCCGACAGTGCCGGCGCCGATCCAGGCCCGGCCTGCTACAACCTGGGGGGCCGCCTGCCGACCGTCACCGACGCCGACCTGCTCCTCGGCTACCTCGACTCGGAGTTCTTCCTCGGCGGCCGCATGCGCTTGAGCCGCGAGGCGGCGCGCCGCGCGCTCGAGGAGCACGTGGCGCGCCCGCTCGGCCTCGGGCTGACCGAGGCCGCCTGGGGCATCCACCGCGTGGTGAACGAGAACATGGCCGCAGCCGCGCGCATCCACGGGATCGAGCGGGGCAAGGACCTGCGCCAGTACCCGCTCTTCGCCTTCGGCGGCGCCGGCCCTGTTCACTGCTGGCACGTCGCCCGCATCCTCCGCGTCCCTCGCATCCTCCTGCCGTTCGGGGCCGGGGCGATGTCCGCCTACGGGCTTCTCTCGGCCCCGCCGGCCTTCGACTTCGTGCGCACGCGTCGTGAGCGGCTGGACGCGGCCAACTGGCGGACGATCAACACCCTCTTCGCCGAGATGGAAGCCGAGGGCCGAGCCCTGCTGGCGCGCGCGGGCGTGGACGCGTCGCGGGTCCGGGTCAACCGGGTGGCGGAGATGCGCTACCTGGGTCAGGGCCACGAGGTGGAGGCGACGATTCCGCCCAGCACCCTCTCCCCGGCGAGCCTGCCCGCCATCACGGCGAGCTTCGAGGCTGCCTATCGCGCGCTCTACCAGCGCCTGCCCCAGGGGGTGCTCATCGAGGCCCTGAACTGGCGCGTGACGGTCGCCGGGCCGCCGCCAAAGGTCGCGCTCACGCCGGCCGCCCGCGGCGGCGGCGCGAGGGCGAAGGGCGCCATCAAGACGACGCGCCCGGCCTATTTCGCCGAGGCCTCCGACTTCGTCCCCACGCCGGTGTACGACCGCTACGCGCTCGGGCCGGGCACCGCGTTCAGGGGGCCGGCCATCGTCGAGGAGCGCGAGTCCACGGCGGTCATCGGGCCGGGCGCCCGCTGCCGCGTGGACGACGCCCTCGAGATCGTGGTGGAGCTCCCGCCATGACCGCGTCCAAGTTCGAGCGCGGGCTCCGCCCGCGCAACCCTCCTGGGGGAGGCTCGGAGGGGGCCGTCGAGGCCCCCTTCGATGGGTTCGATGGCGTCACCCTCGAGATCTGCTGGAGCCGCCTCATCGGCGTCGTCAACGAGCAGGCGACCGCGCTCCAGCGGACTTCGTTCACCTCCATCGTGCGCGAGGCCGGAGACCTCTCCGCCGGCGTCTTCGACCGGCGGGGCTATATGGTCGCGCAGGCGGTCACGGGCACGCCCGGCCACATCAACTCGATGGCCCTGGCCATGAAGCACTTCCTGGCCGAGTACCCGCTGGACGCGCTCCGGCCGGGCGACGTGCTCATCACCAACGACCCCTGGAAGACTTCCGGCCACCTCAACGACGTGACCATCTGCTCGCCCGTCTTCCGAGGCGACGACTGCGTCGCCTTCTTCGCCTCCACCTGCCACACGGCCGACATCGGCGGCCACGTGCTCTCGGCGGAGGCGCGCGAGGTCTACGAGGAAGGGCTCTTCATCCCGATCATGAAGCTGTACGAGGCCGGCCGCCCGAACGAGTCGCTCATCAGGCTGATCATGGCCAACGTGCGCCTGCCGGAGATGGTGCTGGGCGACTTCCACGCCCAGATCGCCGGCGGCGCCGTGGGCGGCGAGCGCCTCCTGGAGTTCATGGCCGAGTTCGGGCTCAGGCGCCTGGAGCCGCTGGCCGACGAGATCATCGGCCGCACCGAGCGCGCCATGCGGGAGGCAATCCGGGCGCTTCGGCCCGGCGCCTACGAGAACGCCATCACCTCCGACGGCTTCGACGAGCCCATCACGATCCGCGCGCGCTGCGAGGTGCGGGGCGACGAGCTCACGATCGACTACGCCGGCTCATCGCCGGCCAGCCGTCGCGGCATCAACGTGGTCATGAACTACACGGAGGCCTACACCACCTACGGCGTCAAGGTGATCGTCAGCCCCGACGTCCCCAACAACGAAGGCGCCTTCCGTCCGCTCCACATCACGGCCCCCGAGGGCTCGATCCTCAACGTGCGTCACCCGGCCTCGGTGGCGGCCCGACATGTTATTGGCCACTTCCTGCCCCACGTCGTCGCCGGCGCCCTGGGCCAGGCGGTGCCCGAGCGCGTGATGGCCGAAGGGTCGGCGAACATCTGGGGCGTCCAGGTGGCGGGGCGCGACCTGGACGGCAGGCCCTTCACCCACGTCTTCTTCTCCTCGGGGGGCACCGGCGCCCGCGCCACCAAGGACGGCCTCTCCGCCACCGCGTTCCCCTCCGGCGTCCTGGGCACGCCCGTCGAGGTCCTCGAGAACCTGGCGCCGCTGCTCGTCGAGCGCAAGGAGCTCCGGGAAGGCTCCGGGGGCCCGGGAAGGTATCGCGGCGGCCTCGGCCAGACCATCGCCTTCCGCATGCGCACGCGCGAGCCCTTCACCTGCTCCGTGCTCTGCGATCGCACGCAGACCCCGGCCAGGGGCCTCCTGGGCGGGGAATCGGGCGCGCTCGGCGAGGTGCTGATCGACGGCGTGCGCCCCGGGAACCCCAAGCAGGAGCAGCTCGTACCGCCCGGCGCCCTGGTGGAGGTCCGTTTGCCGGGCGGCGGCGGCTACGGCCCCGCGTCGGAGCGCGACCCCGAGCTGACCGCCCGCGACGTGCTCGAAGGCTACGTCGGCCGCGCGTAGATACCGTTACGCCGGCCCCGTGGTCCCGCTCGCGAGCGCCGGGCACCGTCCCAGAGCCACCAGGTCGTCGCAGCGCTCCTCGATGTAGCGCTGGTAGCGCGACTGGGCCAGCGCCGCCCAGCCCCCGGCTCGGTGCCGGCCCTCGACCCGGCCCTCCAGCGTCACCTCGTCGTCGGGCCCCGCCGCATTCAACGGGATCAGCCGTGCGCTGGCTCCGTCGATGAAGACCACACCGGTGTCGCCCTCGGCTCCCAGCGGGCCAGCTCGGTCAACGGAGTCTTGAGATCCATCACTGTCCGGGCCCCGGTTCCACCCTGGACAAGAGCAGTCGCCTGGCGACGTAGTACTTCTTGGGGCGCCGGCGCTGCCCCCGCGCTTGACCCAGCTCGCGGGAGAGCCGGCGCTCGAGGCTGGCCAGAGCGCCGTCGAAGGCCAGCCGGTGCGATTCCGCGACCTGCTCCACGCTCAGCGGGGGCCGCCGGGGCAGCGCGAGCGTGAGCACGCACCGGGTGTCGACGCCGCCTTTCGGGCCGTTTTCGTCCGTGAACGCGACCCGCGCGCTCATCGGCCGCGTCCGCAGCCGGCCGGTCAGCGACTCCATCCTCCTCGCCACCAGTGCCCGCAGTGCCGGATGGCCCTGCGCGCCCTCGATCGCGATCGTCATCGTCGCGTGCCTCGCTATCGCGGTTGTTGGGCGGGCCCCCGGCGCGCGCGCCTGCATCCAGACCGTCTTGGCCGCGCTCCGGTGGCGCCGCTCCCGATGGCGTAGCGAACGATGTGCCACTGAATGCGGTGGTCGCCGTCCGTTGTCATTTCGCGAAATTGCAGGTCCGGGGGGGGACGGCCCGGGGAGGGGCCCGGTCAGAGCTTGCCGTACTCCTTCAGGCGGCGATAGATCGTGCGGCGGGAGATGCCGAGAGCGCGGGCGGCCTCTTCTTTGTCGTTGTTGTGCAGGGCCAGCGCGCGTAGGATCAGCTCCTTCTCCACCTCCGCCAGCGTCGGGATGACCCTGCTGTCGGCGGACGGCGCCACCGAGGGATGGGCGGCCAGGGTCGGCAGGTCAGCGAGGGTGATCTGCTCGCGCGCGCCCATG from the Candidatus Methylomirabilota bacterium genome contains:
- a CDS encoding ornithine cyclodeaminase family protein (catalyzes the formation of L-proline from L-ornithine), producing MLILSRGDLERLLPPPDVIDALEAAFRLHAAGRATAPARSVVGVGDEGALLLMPAMMGAEAGPALGTKLVTVYAGNRARGHPTIYASYVLMDGGTGQPLALLEGTFLTALRTGAASALAARLLARRDARRVVCFGAGVQAGFQLACLAAVRKPERVAVAGREAGRARRFAETMRERLGIPVEVAADPRIAVREADIITCATTSPIPVVFGADLRPGTHVDLVGAFRPTDREADTQAVSGARVVVDTYAGALEEAGDILIPMREGAFDRGHIAAELAEVVTGVRAGRTSDDEITVFKSVGWALEDLATARLAYNRARAEGVGREVSL
- a CDS encoding MOSC domain-containing protein, whose product is MTGRVVQINVSRGGVPKTLVESARVSVLGLEGDAHRDVEHHGGPERAVCMYAMEAIEALQAEGHPIVPGAIGENLTVHGLDWPAVVPDAVLRVGEELLLQVTRYTSPCANIRPAFLDGDYARVAQKRHPGWSRVYARVLVEGAVRRGDPVRLLAESEASAALAATRR
- a CDS encoding FAD-dependent oxidoreductase — encoded protein: MPILDESPLGGFWIAAGMSGHGFKLAPAVGEMMAALITGAEPPVSAAPFRFGRFATTATAAGTFVSSYLR
- a CDS encoding hydantoinase/oxoprolinase family protein, with protein sequence MLARLGVDIGGTFTDLVVVDETTGALRVGKVLTTPKDPAHGVEQGIHALLDDARLAAGAVGAVVHGTTLATNALIERKGARTALLTTAGFRDALEIRREGRYDMYDIFIDPPPPLVPRHLRREVPERLLADGAVQRPLDEAAARRVIGELVGQGVEAIAICLLHAYLNPAHEWRLAELVREIAPHLPVSCSSEVVPEIREYERGSTTTANVYVAPLMARYLEDLERRLAELGIPGQLYIMQSSGGIALPGDAKHFPIRLVESGPAAGALAAAQAARDRGELRLLSFDMGGTTAKACVIDDGAPLVAREFEVARADRFKKGSGLPIRVPVIELIEIGAGGGSIARVDRMGLLKVGPDSAGADPGPACYNLGGRLPTVTDADLLLGYLDSEFFLGGRMRLSREAARRALEEHVARPLGLGLTEAAWGIHRVVNENMAAAARIHGIERGKDLRQYPLFAFGGAGPVHCWHVARILRVPRILLPFGAGAMSAYGLLSAPPAFDFVRTRRERLDAANWRTINTLFAEMEAEGRALLARAGVDASRVRVNRVAEMRYLGQGHEVEATIPPSTLSPASLPAITASFEAAYRALYQRLPQGVLIEALNWRVTVAGPPPKVALTPAARGGGARAKGAIKTTRPAYFAEASDFVPTPVYDRYALGPGTAFRGPAIVEERESTAVIGPGARCRVDDALEIVVELPP
- a CDS encoding hydantoinase B/oxoprolinase family protein; its protein translation is MTASKFERGLRPRNPPGGGSEGAVEAPFDGFDGVTLEICWSRLIGVVNEQATALQRTSFTSIVREAGDLSAGVFDRRGYMVAQAVTGTPGHINSMALAMKHFLAEYPLDALRPGDVLITNDPWKTSGHLNDVTICSPVFRGDDCVAFFASTCHTADIGGHVLSAEAREVYEEGLFIPIMKLYEAGRPNESLIRLIMANVRLPEMVLGDFHAQIAGGAVGGERLLEFMAEFGLRRLEPLADEIIGRTERAMREAIRALRPGAYENAITSDGFDEPITIRARCEVRGDELTIDYAGSSPASRRGINVVMNYTEAYTTYGVKVIVSPDVPNNEGAFRPLHITAPEGSILNVRHPASVAARHVIGHFLPHVVAGALGQAVPERVMAEGSANIWGVQVAGRDLDGRPFTHVFFSSGGTGARATKDGLSATAFPSGVLGTPVEVLENLAPLLVERKELREGSGGPGRYRGGLGQTIAFRMRTREPFTCSVLCDRTQTPARGLLGGESGALGEVLIDGVRPGNPKQEQLVPPGALVEVRLPGGGGYGPASERDPELTARDVLEGYVGRA
- a CDS encoding HPF/RaiA family ribosome-associated protein, with translation MTIAIEGAQGHPALRALVARRMESLTGRLRTRPMSARVAFTDENGPKGGVDTRCVLTLALPRRPPLSVEQVAESHRLAFDGALASLERRLSRELGQARGQRRRPKKYYVARRLLLSRVEPGPGQ